A stretch of the Flavobacterium aquiphilum genome encodes the following:
- a CDS encoding pectate lyase family protein, which translates to MKNTILPLLAIALFGSMKSFAQYPSISPEVQAQSKLIMDEAQKRSDEAWEKALVVIEEEAKHGKPYISWASRPNDLPQADIPAFPGAEGGGMYTFGGRGGNVYTVTSLEDNGPGTLREACEKGGARIIVFNVSGIIRIKSPLIIRAPYITIAGQTAPGDGICVAGESVWINTHDVIIRHMRFRRGETFVGRRDDAIGGNPLGNIMIDHVSATWGLDENMSMYRHMYSPGPGYPDEKRPTVNITIQNSLFGEALDTYNHAFGSTLGGENCSFMRNMWASNAGRNPSIGWNGIFNFVNNVVYNWYNRSTDGGDYQANYNIINNFYKPGPVTNLAEPISYRILKPESGRSKLPYMVYGRAHVSGNIVNGNDKVTKDNWDGGIQIENKKGELMSYDEAKPYFDKMKSDKPFPMPWFRPLMKADEAYEFVLKNVGATLPIRDKVDERIVRTVKTGIPEYNKKIEGKTFYQFEHRRLPMDSYKQGIITDISQVGGYPEYKGKPYVDTDKDGMPDAWEKKYGLDPKDPSDAKKDLNGDGYTNIEDYINGVNPAIKVDWKDLANNKETLVKPLLDLN; encoded by the coding sequence ATGAAAAATACCATCTTGCCTCTATTGGCAATAGCGCTTTTTGGGAGTATGAAAAGTTTTGCACAGTACCCATCAATCTCTCCCGAAGTGCAGGCACAATCCAAACTTATTATGGATGAGGCTCAAAAACGCTCTGATGAAGCTTGGGAAAAAGCGCTCGTAGTTATTGAAGAAGAAGCAAAGCACGGAAAACCATATATTTCGTGGGCATCAAGACCAAACGATTTGCCACAGGCAGACATTCCTGCTTTTCCGGGAGCCGAAGGAGGAGGAATGTACACTTTTGGAGGTCGTGGCGGAAATGTGTACACGGTGACTAGCCTTGAAGACAATGGGCCTGGAACTTTACGTGAGGCTTGCGAAAAAGGAGGAGCGAGAATCATTGTTTTCAATGTTTCGGGAATTATCAGAATTAAGAGTCCTTTGATTATTCGTGCGCCTTATATTACTATTGCAGGGCAAACCGCTCCCGGTGACGGTATTTGTGTGGCGGGAGAATCGGTTTGGATTAACACCCACGATGTTATCATTAGACATATGCGTTTCCGTAGAGGAGAAACTTTTGTGGGACGTCGCGATGATGCTATTGGTGGTAATCCATTAGGGAATATTATGATAGATCACGTTTCGGCGACTTGGGGATTGGACGAAAATATGTCGATGTACAGACATATGTACAGCCCGGGACCTGGTTATCCGGACGAAAAAAGACCTACGGTGAACATTACAATCCAAAATAGTTTGTTTGGGGAAGCATTGGATACTTACAATCACGCTTTCGGAAGTACTTTGGGAGGAGAAAACTGTTCATTTATGAGAAATATGTGGGCCAGCAATGCGGGTAGAAACCCATCCATTGGGTGGAACGGAATTTTTAATTTCGTGAACAATGTGGTGTACAACTGGTACAACAGATCTACAGACGGTGGTGATTATCAGGCTAACTACAATATCATCAACAACTTTTACAAACCGGGACCTGTGACGAATTTGGCTGAGCCAATCAGTTATAGAATTCTAAAACCGGAATCAGGACGTAGTAAATTACCTTATATGGTTTATGGTAGAGCGCACGTATCTGGAAATATTGTAAACGGAAATGACAAAGTGACCAAAGACAACTGGGACGGAGGTATCCAAATCGAAAACAAAAAAGGAGAGTTGATGTCTTATGACGAAGCCAAACCATATTTTGACAAAATGAAAAGCGACAAACCTTTCCCAATGCCTTGGTTCCGTCCTTTAATGAAAGCTGATGAAGCTTATGAATTTGTTTTGAAAAATGTTGGAGCCACTTTGCCAATAAGAGACAAAGTTGACGAAAGAATCGTAAGAACCGTAAAAACTGGAATTCCTGAATACAACAAAAAAATTGAAGGAAAAACATTCTACCAATTTGAGCACCGTCGTTTACCGATGGATTCTTACAAACAAGGAATCATCACTGATATTTCACAAGTGGGTGGATATCCTGAATACAAAGGAAAACCTTATGTAGATACAGATAAAGATGGTATGCCTGACGCTTGGGAGAAAAAATACGGTTTGGATCCAAAAGATCCATCTGATGCCAAAAAAGATTTAAACGGAGATGGATATACTAATATCGAAGATTACATCAATGGTGTGAATCCTGCGATAAAAGTAGATTGGAAAGATTTGGCCAATAACAAAGAAACTTTGGTTAAACCTTTATTGGATTTAAATTAA